One Falco peregrinus isolate bFalPer1 chromosome 7, bFalPer1.pri, whole genome shotgun sequence genomic window, GAGAAATGTCCAAAAAATGCaatcctttttttccattttctcattcCTGCCCAATGGAGTGAAGAGACCTCCCAGGTGTCCCTGGATAGCTCTTCATCCCTGACCTTGCCTTGGCCTCCTGGAGGAAATGACAAACTAACCCAACTCTACCCACCCCACTGATTTAGGACTGCAATGACCTGAAGTAGCTCCCACCACTAACGCCAATAACCAGTGATTTGCTATAAATAATCAGCAGTAAGAGGCAGTTCAGAGATTCCTGAAGACCAGGGAACCCCAAAATCAGACTAAACTTCAATGCTGCTCCACTGCTCATGGTCATGCTCCACAAATATCAGCAAAAACCATACCCTGAGGTACAGGTACCATGGGTTTCCAAGCCTCACACTCTCCACCATCCCCAAGCCCTGCATGGAAACCCACCCTGGGTAAGCCTTGTCCCGGGTaagccctgcctggggagggtAAGGGGGGGCTGGGCACATCAGATGGAGATTTAGTgtccagctggagctgggaagcTGCTTGTGGTCAGTAAGGCACCGCAGGTCTCATGGCTGCTTTGGGATCCTGCAGGGATCTGGCTCTGCCTCAGGGGCTTTGCTAAGCGCCTTCACCCTTAATCCTCCCCAAGAGCaccagccctgggcagaggcagcatcTTGAAGGGGCAAGTGATGCTGCTCACAGCCCTTGGGGCTGCTCCTCTTTtggctccctgcagcctcccagaTCCCCCTCCCatcctctcttccctcctgcaaTTTCAATGTGTCATTTAAAGAGGGTTGAAGttgcagaaaggaggaaaacaggaCACAGCTGAGTGTCGGTAGGGCTGGGTGCAGTTCTCCTCCCATCGCACCCCGAAACACAAGGTGAGCTCTGGGTTGCAGGAATGAAGTCCCTGCTGGGTTCCTAAACCCTGCCGAAAGCCGGCTCCCCTCCTAAGAAGCTGTAATCCCTCTTAGGGGAGCAGGCAATAATCAGGGATTTGGCTCTGGGTGTGCAAAAGTGTGTGTGCACAGCATGTGCCTGTGTCTGCGCGTGTGTAACTGGCtcaaaaagcagagaagggcAGCGCCAAGTAGgacagaaaatgctgaactgGACAGTTTTGGGCTCCTGACCCCACTGCTCCTGTTGGCCCAAGGATGGCTCTGCCTGGGGCTCACCCCCCGGGCCAGGTGCATAcctgtgccaggctggaggGGGTGATCCACATCTGGTGCCAGTCCCGGAGGGAGGGCAGGATTTATCCTTAGCACTTTTAGCCAGCTGAAAGTCAGGcagcccctcccagcccctaGTCTGGGCTGGCTCTTCTGTCACTAAAGAAGGAACCACATCCTTGCAGGAGCTGTGTGTCCTTGGATGGGTGGCGGGGACCCGACGAGCTTCTCTGGGCAGGAGGGCTGCCCCTCTGTGGGGACAGAACACTCGCTGTAGAGGTGCGTGGCTGCGCCCCTACCCTGGCCACAGATATGCAGGACAATTTCCAAACCCAAGAGCTGAAATGAGATTAATTCAGTCTAAAAGCAAGGTGCAATATTTGCTCACCGTTCTTTTTGTTACCAGCAGCTGCAATTGAGTGAGAGGTGCACCTCAGGGAGGGTTTCCCATGCAATGTGCTGCCTCGCCCCCAACAGCCACTTGCATGGCCAGCTGGAGAGGCATTGCTCTCTTCTtgccctccctggctgctctgagcagtTTCAAAACAGTCTACAAACAAGAGAGCTCAGCCTTTGCAGAGAAAACGGACTTATTCCTACCCAAACCGTAATTCCCTGCTTGGGGTTACAGCCCCAAAGCCCTTGTGACCATCCTGCTGCTCCTACAGCACGCTCGCTCTGGGAcatccatgtctttcctgtaccGAGGATGCTCAGGGGTATCTTTGATTTCCtgcatttccaagaaaaaagtCAACTGCATTTCCCTCAAAAACTCTTAAGGAAGGAGATATAAATTGCAATGGATGAGGGTCAGGACCCTTAGTTTCTGCATTGTAGCTCTGTGCTTGCAGGAATGCTGAATGGGGGGAATGGATGGCGTTGTGAGCCCTGGTGATGCCCTGGTGATGCCGGGTGATGCCTGATCTGGCACACATGAGAAAACCAGGTGCACTGGAGAAAGGTCACAGGAGTATTTGCCCGTTCACTGCCGGCCAAGGAGGTTGGTGTTGGGGGGAAAACCCAGGGCAAATTAAACCCCTAATATGCTAGGCTCATCTGCCAGAAGATCAGCAACTGCAGCTGACAGCCTTTTCTGAGCCATCTTGGTTGTCACTAGGAAATGCCATCACCTTGATCCCTTGGAGAGATCCAGGAGGAAAGTCCGGCATAACAGGAATAAAGCCTCAGCCCTTCAAACAGTTCAGGTCAGGTCAGTTGCGACAGCCGAGATGAGCCTGACTCCAACTGGTCCAACAAAGGCATGGAAAATCAAGCTGCAAACTCCTGTCTTAAATTCTAAAGGGATCAAGACAGAGCTGCAGGACAGGGCTTCCCGGAAAGGATTTGGGCAGTTGGAAtgaattttctggaaaaaatcaCGATGAGAGAGGCTAGGAAATTCTGGAGGTGCCAGAACATGTTGACATTTTCCAGCCTATCAATATTTGGGGAAATTCAGCCACAACAGGGGATAAATGTGCTAAAAATGTGCTCAAAGACTGAGGTACAAGCCAACACCTTTCctagagagaaaaatctgtggcCTGAGCTGCAAATTCCAAATGACAAGCTGGCTTTTGAAGGAAACTTTGAGGAAGGAAATTCCCTTACCTGCTTTTCCAGGCTGCCTTGCCACAACATCTTTTGGGGTCATGCACACCGCTTCCCAGGTGCAGGCAACTTTTCTCCCCCTGTTTTTGGCTCTGCTCAAAATGTTACATCTTCACCAAGACCAGACACTGCCTGGCAGCATCCCTAGACATTACATCATGGCCACCCAGACCCTTTTCACTTCAGACAGGCTCCCCAGAGCATCATTTCTGAGGGACATCAGGGTCATGAAGGAGGATCAGGAGCTGCTAAGCAAGGCAAGCATCCTTTCAAGCACTTGTGCCATTGGAAATGCTGCTCCTGTAATTAAAAGTGAGGCATTTCTTCGCAGAGCAGGGAGATGGGCTGTGCATTTCCCAGCTGAGTGATGCTGTAGGTGCTGAAAGTCGTTTGGCTTCAAGGGAACACTGGAAAAGAttgtgaaaaagaaacccaTGGAGGGTTATTAAACACCACGACCCACAGATTGCTCTGGGCAGGCGCTGCTTATCAGCCTCCCCTCCTAACCAGCACAAGTTGCTGCAGTGAAGATGTGTCCTTCACCACGAATtcaagagcagcagaaacaaataTCAGGAAAAAGATAACACCAGAAAAAACTTACAAGCATAAATAGCAGTAGTCACCCCAGAAAACACCTACAAGCAAAATTACCAGAGTGACATCATCCAGATCCTCAAACGCTTTTGTCTGTTCCTAGGGAAGTGCCCAGTTTCAGTTCAAAACAGAGAGAATCAGGCACAATTAACAGGTTTTAGCACGTAAATAGTGCTGTGGTAAAGGCACTGGCATCAGTAAGTTCAGACAGAGCAGCAATGAGTACCATGAGTTCACATGCCACACagtcattttgtttttccttttttttggtctgaTCCTGCTTTTATTAAAGTCAGTAGGAAAATCATTTGACCCCAGCAGACAGGAAAACGACTCCCCTCTCTGCAATAAAACTCATGTGTGCCACAtcccagccaaaaaaaaaaaaaggaatttttttctacCAGAGGCTACCCTGGGCTGCTCATGCTGAGGAGCTCAGCATCTTCACATGAACTTTAACCTGGTCCCACGTGCCTGCTCCGCTGAGGACAGCGGGGGGACTCCCAGTCCCTAACTTCAGAGCTGTTCTTGCTCCTACAGAGAGGCTACAACCAAGTGTCAGTATTTTCCTCCAAGAGCAAGGTGCACGGCTTGCATTTCACAGCCTGCCGCAGGCACAAGGAAGGCATGAGGGGGCTTGGAAGGTCCCCCTTCATCAAAGCCAGCTGGAGACCAGTGCTCCGGGTGTGCACAGGTGTGATCACCTCCATTTATCCACCCAAAAAGGCTCTAATCCTATGGGTGACCTGACAGTCTCTGGCTCCAAGGCTCAGATTTACCATCAGTAAGTCTATTCTGTCTTGAAAATCTCCAAGCGGTGGAGATAGATAGTTTTATGGTGGTGATCCAACTGTCTTTTCATCTGGATGTCTCCTAGGTCCCTGCTTGCCATACCCTCCACAAGTCCTTCATGCAACTGCCTTGCGGATCCATCCTCATCCCGTTTCACCAAGCACGAGATGAAGATGGTTCGGATGGAGCAGGCTCCTCAGCACTACGCCCCACTCCAccagggcaggagcagaagTGGGTGTGGAGCCCAGGAAACCTGCTCAAACAGAGAACAGGTCAACTGTCTGCAAAACACCACAGGAAATCTGCCCTGAGATAAAGGGGAGAGGTACTGACTCAGCACCCAATGGAacgtggctgtgctggggggacGTGGGTCCTCGGACAGACCCACGCAGGCATCACAAGATTTTTGCAGGCCCTGTAGCACCTCTCAGCTCCGTGACGCTGGTGTTTGTTTACAGCCCAGCAGGATGGCTGCCCCATGTCCCGTGCCATTTGAGCACAGCCGTGACATTCGCAGCCAGCCCCAGATCTCATTCACACCCAGGTGCAACCTGCTCTCCAAATTAAAACGGAAAAGGCCAGAAATCACGCGGCTAATGAGCCCGTTCACCCATGGATGCCTCACTCCCACgtccagccctgccaggaaaGGGCTGCCTGTCCCGAGCGTGTGGCTCTTAAGGGAACAACGTCATGATGAACCCACCAGATCTCTTTCAAGGCACCCCTAAAGTGAGGTCGTCGGTTTGGGGTGAGGGCAGTTTGctggagcagagccctgggggCATGCCTTGCTGGTGGCCATGCTCAGAGCCAGGCACTGGGAGATGAAAGCACGTGTGCAGTGTAATGATGGTCCTGGATGGTCTTCAGGTCTCCCCTGttcagggagaagaaagaagaggttCCCCCTAATGGGATTTCGTCCCTGCTGGAGAGTCCTTTTCTTGTCGTCTTGGCTTCCCACCACTCCAATTGATCTGCCTGAGAGTTGGCTGCATCCATTAATCATTTACACACTGGAgtctctttggaaaaaaaattaaaataaaataagctctGTAACAAAATATAATTAGTACCCTACTGTTACACTGGgaaacagccctgtgctgggagggGGAGCCAGTCACTCCAGCACCCCAGTTGCAGGGGTGGCATTCCTGCATCCTTCCAGAAGTGCTGGGGCACCAACGTCCCTGGAAGATGCCACGCTCCCTGGCACCGGGAGCAGGGAGGCTTAGCTCCGGCAGCGGTCATATCCAGGAGGGAGGACTGAAAGCACCAGCTGAGAGGCCAGTGAGCAGGAGGCATCGGGCACGAGCTGctgaagctgcagcagaggatgctTCACCTCAGCCCCTCACCTGCAGCCGGTCAGCTCAGTGAGGTTTCCTAAATAGATTTCACATCTTCCTTATAAACATAAACGGCACAGATTGGCTTAATGAAGATGGAAGGGCCTTTAAAGTGGGAATCATAGCTCCAGTCTGGGCCATAAAGTATCTTAGAATAGCTCTCTGTCACGGAAAAATATTGCACATTGGGGAATCCGTCAGGGAGGACGGAGGCAGCTGACGCAGTTGTGGGCGCTGCAAGGAGATGGGGGTGGTTTGGGGATGGAGTTGGGGACGACAGGGGTCTGCAGAAGGTGTGAATCAAACTGAAATGCTACAGAGGCTATTCCTCAAACCGCTGGTCCTTTGCCTCTTTAGTAACCTGCTATGGAGGGTTTCATCCTGTCCCAGCATACCTGGGGGGGAATCTGTTACACCCCAACATCCTTTGGCAAGGAGCTACATAggtctgcagctgctgaagggcAAACCATCCACTTTTTGTTTATTCCCAGTCTCTTCTCTGGCTTCTGGAAAGAGAGGAGGATCTCCAGAGGAAATGTCTCTGGGATGGAACATCGCCAGCCTGAAGGAGATGTCTGGATCAAGTGGCTCAACCACACTCTGAGTCCCTCCATCCCCAGTGTCCTGCTTATGGGCTGCTCTCCCAGGGCAGTTGCCTTTGGGGTGGCTTTTCCCTACAGAGGACTGTGTTGAGTTAAATAGGAGCAAATCCTTTGCCCACCCAAGGCAAGACCATGTCTGCTGGTCAGACCACAGGCAAACCTCCATGAGTGGCTTTGTTGTGCCCTGCAGTTTGTCTTCTCCTAAGCATTGCAAATCAAAAACTGTGCTTCATACCAGCTGGCAGGAGGAATGCTCACAGCCCATATCTAGCTCTTTCTTGAGTCCAGACCAAACAGAAGACATTGTTCGGTGCCCCAGGAGGATGGTTCAGCCTTGAAGGGCCACCTTGGCATTGCATCCTGGGGATGGAAAACCCTGATGCAGATGTGTTTCTCCACCTGGGTAAGCCCAGagttggaaaacaaaacaaaaaaagacattaaaatcttaaaatcatCCCCTGATCttgatgcacagctgaggatcgGTGCCATCACCCTGGGATGCTTGtggagagcagccagcagaggtgctgagcaAGGTCAGCGGCAAATCTGCCTCAAGCTTATGAGACATGGGGTGTAAAAGGCTATGCAAACCTTGATGAACCAGCTCTGAACACtattctgctgctgttaaaCCTCCCACACAGGGCCTGGCAGGGTTCCGGGATGTGCTTTTACCCCAGATCACCCCAGGGCAAAGCCACAGCCATCCGCAGAGATGGTTTGCACGTCACCACTTTCTTTTGGGTGGAAAGAGAGTTGAGCACTCCAGGCATGAGCCAGCTGACTGGGAGGGCTGGAAACCTGGCACCAGATGAGTTTCCCCATCGCTCCAACCCCCTGGGAGCCCCATCACCCCCAAGCTCCTTCCAGGCTTGTCCCAAGGTGCTACCCTGCACTGAACACATTGTAGAGGACAGAGCATCCCTCTTGCTCACCCATGCAAGGCTTGGCTAAGGTTCATGAAGAGGCCTCCTGGAAGCCACCACTGCTCTGACATACAGAGTAGCCAAGGTTAATCCTATAGGTAGTACAAGTTCTACTGGGCTTTGGGCTGCTGTGCAATATGGGAAGTGTCTGGAGCCGAAGCTGGTCCAGCTTGAGTGGAATGGAGAGGCTGGGGTTTGATGGACACAGAAAGGGAGCGGTGTGCCTGGCCAAGCCACATAACCCTCTCCACGCTCTGGAAAAGCCACCCCCAGGCTGGAAAATGCTCTCTCACTACTTTTGCACCCAAAGCCAGTGGCCGCAGGACTTGCTGGCCCatcaggcagcactgcctgctgcctgcacccaccctgcccaggCTGAGGAGCCGCTGCTGTCCTGAGAGGTTTGCTTTAAACCAAATCCCTTTTTATCCCATGGAAAGACAACCCCAAATCCTCAGCACCCATCGGAGCACGAAGCCCTCCCACGCCTGAGCCCAGGGAGTGATGGATGCTGCTGTCCGGCATGCCAGTAATAAACAACCCATGCCAAATCCCCCACCGCCTGTGCCTGCCGGTACCTGGTGAAGGACTTTCCATCCAACCCCCCCAGCTCCAAAGCAAATGCAATTAGCAGCATCACCCAGAAAACTTTTCTGGCTGTGTTTCACAGAGAGATGTTAATCCCTCCATCCGCCACGGGGCCGGATCCCAGTGAATGCCTGTCGCTTGCTCATCTTTTGTTCAGTACCTGGAATGgtcccccctctgcccccccccttccctccagcagatGCAGCGGATGCGATCATCGTGGGGGGATATAAAAAGCCACCGGGACCAGTGGCCAAGTGGCAGATGCTCTCCTGGAGTGTGCGGGAGAGGGGGACAGAGGGCGTGCGGTGGCAGCGCTCgggctcccaccccagccacagGTAAGCCCCCCAaacccagccccccagccctgtgggtCTACCCAGTGTGTGTTGGGGGTGCTTGGGGAGAAAGAAAGTTTGGGATTGATGGATGGTGGGGACCAGTCACCGCCGGGGGTGACAcgctgcaatggatggctgcTGGGTAAGGATTTCCCAGCCAGGGAATACGGGCAATAAAACAcacccttccctccctgccccggcTTATCGCCCTCTCGCCTCCGTTTATTGCTGGGTTTATTTGCATTATGGCATGTTAATGTGTTACAGAGGTGCTACCCGCTGCCACCCCAGActctcagtgctgctgtgttGGGGAATCCCTGGTGGCAACAATTCAGGAAGGCAGAATTTAGTTTAGATTTGATCTGCCTCGCTGTTTAATTCTGCCTTCCCGAACTGCTATTTGCTGTCATAACTATCAGggtctttttctctctgccgAAGAAAGTCCCCCTCCATCCAGGCTTgagctggcagctctggaaAGGGTCAGCTCTCCCCTCCATCCACACGTTTGGGCCAAAATTGAGGTTTTTGtccattttctttcaatgtGGGATGGGTGTTTCCTCCCATAGAGCTCCCGCAGCATGGGGGAAGCTGAGACGTGTGAGTCCACACTGAGTTAAATACAGCTGCTTGGAAAGAGTTGGGGTTTGCAGAGGGAAAGCAACCCGGGCAACCCTTGGGGACCCTAGAACCAGGTCCCATGGGTGTCTGGGAACCGACACCAACCTCATCCTTGGTGGCAGAGCAGCAACAGCCACTTGAGCCCCCAGGTTTCAGCTGGATCCTGGGTTAATTTTGCAGCCCCTGGGGCACGCCGCATCCCAAACACCACCAGCACTTGCCATAGCCCTTCCCAAAAGCCAAGCAACAGACTTCaacattatttaattaatttcagattCACATCAAATATTCATGTCTTACTCTTCTAATCCTAATTCAATATTATTTACAGTTGTGTCTCCCACCACGCAGGAGTTTTGCAGCTGCTTGAGGGGCATCGCAGAACAGGTTAGGAGGGagcacatatttttttttagaggacTCAGCTTGCAAAGCCGCAAGTGGTTTGTAAAGGATGAAACCTGAAGACAGCTGCCTGATGCTTTCCCCTTGCAGCATCACTCATATTTATGGGGTTCTTAGGAGACAGCAGCAATCCCCGCTGACCGTGGCTGTCACTTGCAGTAGCAGTGACAAAAGACCTGGGCTCTGGAGAGATGCTTTTtggttcagaaaacaaaaggaaggggggggggggggggggggggcggggaacgTTGCCCATTTTTTGGAGTGGCTGAGCCGGGGCAGAGTCATGCgagtgcaggcagggaggcagctcaGCTTTGGGGGTTTCCATCCCTTTTCCGTGCCTTTCAGCTCCTGGGGTGTAGAGAGGAGCATCCCTTTGCAGCACGCTTGAAGTGGGAGGAAAGCTTTGCAGAACGAGGGATTTGCTGCACTAATGCACCTGCGGGaaggggcagggctggggaaggcaggaggggacCCCGCTCCTGCAACCCCAACAGAGACAActtagaaaagggaaagggtAAGACGGACACATCAAAGAAGGCATTAAAGAATctcctgaaggaaaacaacCAGGGTTGattgtttgggtgttttttcccccccatagTTCCTGCACAGTTTCTGGGCTCGCAGCCCCTTGCATCCCTTGTGTGAGCCCCGTCTCGCGCCCCCGGCCAGGATGCTGAGCGTGCTGTGGAGCAGCCTGCCcgtggtgctggggctgctgctctggcaccCTGCCGGTGCCAGCGGCCCatgctgggagagcagcaaaTGCCAGGACCTCACCAGTGAGGCTGGCATTGTGGTAAGCCTGGGGATGGGGATTGTCTTCCAGTTGCTTTGGTGTCTGACCAGCCCCCTCTTCCCCACCTGGGATGGGCACagtgggctggggaaggagatgcTGGGATCAATGTGTGGTGATGCTTTGGATCCAAAGATCCACAGGTTTCGGTGAGCTTGTGCCTGCTGGCTTCATGCTGGCGTGCTACAACAAATTGTTGAGCTTGCAGCATCTCTCCTGCACAGGATGAGCCAGCAGTTTGGGTATCGGCTTTACCCTGCACCCAAGGGTGCTTGTAGAGGGTGGTGGTGATCAGATGGTGCAGCAGCTCACCTTGTGTGGGTGCCAAGTATGCTTGAGGGACCCCGCagtggggctgtgcccccccaccACTGTTTTCAGCCACCTAGGGCTGGTTTGATGCCTGAGCACGATGCTCCAGCCTCAGCCCTCAAAGGTCCCCACCGAGGGGGTGGCACCCACATCTGGGGCCCTCTGCAGGGCACAGACATGAAACCACGTTGTGAAACATCCCACTGGGTGCAAGCAGCCCCTTGCAACACCCCCACCCAAGGTTGCCCAGCCACATGCTCACCCTTCCTGCATCTTGTGCCCCCGTGCAGGCATGCGCCGCGGTGTGCAGAGCTGACCTGTCAGCCGAGGCGCCGGTCTACCCTGGGAACGGGCACCTCCAGCCCCTCTCCGAGAGCATCCGCAAGTACGTCATGAGCCACTTTCGCTGGAACAAGTTTGGCCGGAGGAACAGCAGCAGCGGGGAGCACAAaagggagggggcagctgggggcaaCCCACCACCCGCATCGCTGCCTGCGGGCCCGCCGTCCCACCatgaggaaaagcagggaaCTGGGCTGGAGCGGGAGGAAGGCAAACGCTCCTACTCCATGGAGCACTTTCGCTGGGGAAAGCCGGTGGGTCGCAAGAGGAGACCCATCAAGGTCTACCCCAATGGGGTGGAGGAAGAATCGGCTGAGAGCTACCCGCTGGAGTTCAGGCGGGATCTGCCGCTTGGCAGCACCAGGCCACCACccgaggaggaagaggaggaggaggaggaaggccaggaggaggagaaggcggCCGGTGGCTCCTACCGCATGTGCCATCTTCCCTGGCATGTGCCCTTGAAGGACAAGCGCTATGGGGGCTTCATGACCTCGGAGCACAGCCAGACCCCTCTAGTGACTCTCTTCAAAAATGCCATCATCAAAAGCACCTACAAGAAGGGGCAGTGATGGGGGAGAGCCTGAGGGGCCTCCTGCCCCCGCCGCTACCCCCCTCGTAGCTTTAGTGTCCTGCTGGCATGTGTTTCACTTATAGATCACTCGTTATGTCGTTCTTAATTAGTACTCCAAAGGGGTCTGCTCCTGGATTTCACTGGGTGGGAACAGGTTAGGGATGAAGACATCAACTGCTTCGCTGCACCCACCGGACGTGCACGGGGACAGGGGCTGACGCCCAGTTTGGAGCATGCCAGATGATTTTCGTATTTTCACTGAGCTGTACAATACTGTAAATGATAGATTAAAAGgattctaaaaaaaccccaaaactaataatgcatttttttgcaaGCTAATGAGGTGTCGGCAATGTCTCCAGGGGTGGCTGGTGTTTGTAAgggggcagaaaaaaatacttgtgagGTAAAATCCTACAGCTGGAGGGTAAAGAGACATAGCTGGGACAGTgctgggggttggggtgggggaagaaagaacAGTTTTGCACCTCCAGCTTGGGAGCTTCACGagagctggctgtggggctcCAGCAAGGCTGGGCTCACGGTGTTTTGGCAAGGGCCAACTCCTGCACACCCCAGCAGCGTGTTTTGGTCCCGGAGAGGAGCCCTACACTGACATGACACCAGATGACAGCATTTGCTGGCAGCTTGGGAAAATGCAGCATCCTCTGGGTGCTGCCCCAAGCAGCAAAGGGACCAAGCCaggctcccccagcacccaccacccaggCAAACTCATTCATCCCCTGTTACACGATGGTGCCGAAGAGCCTGGGTACTGGTAAAAGCTTTGTTAATTATAAAGCAACACTGCTATGTCACGTCGTGGGGCGCAGGCTGGGGAGCGTGCCTCGGGTCGGTGTGCTCGGGAAGAGGACAGGTTTAAAACCAGTTTCATGTGGAAGCAAACCTGGACCAACTAACTCCTTATTGCTGTGCAGCCATGCCCATCCCACCTCCTACATCCTTCCcaggcagcaaaaccagcagcgCTAGTATTGCAATGCTGGTCTCACACGCTGGCTTGGCGcttcccaccaccacccgcTCCACCCAAGGATGGAAAGCTTgtgctgaagagctgcagaTGCCCTCAGTGGGATGAACCCACCATCATCCAGGCCCTCAACAGGAAAAGCTTTGGGGACTGGGATTGTCATACACAGAGTTGTGCATCCTTGTTTACTTGGTATAACATGGTGGAAATATTGGTAAAGGCACAGAGGGCTCGGATTAGAAGTTTTCCCCCCATTCCTTCACTAAGAGATGTCCTCGATCAGTTTAACCCAGtgagagctgctggcacagcccacGCATGGCTGGAGCACACGTGGCACGGTGTGCACCATATACATTCCAGCCCCTCAAATAGCTATCctggtgttttattttccagtttggCTTTGGTGAGTGGGTTTGGGCACATTCCCACACCCTGTGAGCAAAAGGCCAGGACCCTTCCCCATGGTCCCGCAGGACAGGagaaaaatggaggaaataCTGAATTATAAAGGATGATAAAGATGAAGCCCAGTTTGGGTCAGATCCCGGGCACAGAGCTGGGGGAACAAAGCTTGTCCATGGCCAAGgccatcctcctcctcaccccatgccttcccttctccagcccagcagcaacTTGGATTTTTCCTCTCCCAGGGGAGCGAGATGGCACCCAGCTGCCATCAACATGCCAAGACAGCAGAGCCCCTAAGGTGACAACAtcaacatttatttgaaaagggCACTAAGATGGTGCATTTGAAAATATCAACGGCTTCTTGGCCCTTTTAACAACTcgttccccccctcccccacccttgGCTACACACAGAAATGCCACAGTGCTCTGAAATACAGAGATGGAAACGCACACATGCACCTAAACCGACGACTTTATAGAAATATACTTTGTCATCTATACGTACACAAGTATCTAAACTAAACGTGATGTACAAACAGGTCACTTACACCACAGGGGCGGCGGAGGGTGGACATTTTACAGGTGGAGTTTGGGTCCCAAAAATGTG contains:
- the POMC gene encoding pro-opiomelanocortin, which gives rise to MLSVLWSSLPVVLGLLLWHPAGASGPCWESSKCQDLTSEAGIVACAAVCRADLSAEAPVYPGNGHLQPLSESIRKYVMSHFRWNKFGRRNSSSGEHKREGAAGGNPPPASLPAGPPSHHEEKQGTGLEREEGKRSYSMEHFRWGKPVGRKRRPIKVYPNGVEEESAESYPLEFRRDLPLGSTRPPPEEEEEEEEEGQEEEKAAGGSYRMCHLPWHVPLKDKRYGGFMTSEHSQTPLVTLFKNAIIKSTYKKGQ